A stretch of Gemmatimonas aurantiaca T-27 DNA encodes these proteins:
- a CDS encoding MATE family efflux transporter: MATTPTRTIDRSIIEGPIGPAVWKMAWPSVVQNVIAGAQGMIDHALVGHLVGFAGNAAMGVGYQVFLVVMVFISSLFSGMGVLVARFAGAGDHAGMNRAASQAFLLVLIMSVGILAPVGYVLAPTLLGLVKASEAVQAEALPFLRIMFVFGFGMMMFFMLGGALRAAGDSRTPMRLGIGLTIGNIFFNVLLIRGAGPIPAMGTAGAAAGVMISSGLVAIYAIAKLFSGAWVIDFRGMSWKPDWDIIRALFRFGLPTGLQGIAMNVAGVMLLRFIGTTAQSAEAQAAYVVGYSQLFSLVTWTSVGLMGAAAAVAGQNLGAGFPERSRLAVRHAAKIGLYIAAVVGASFLLIPQALLGFFGMTDPAVVRIGRELLAYLSISGLFITVALTFTGGLQGAGDTKSPLYITLISQFAVPIGFLTFMETLGTLEPHHIWLAIVMGHALRCLLSVYRFEQGRWQTIQLGVKARG; this comes from the coding sequence ATGGCCACGACCCCGACCCGCACCATCGATCGTTCGATCATCGAAGGACCCATTGGCCCGGCCGTATGGAAAATGGCCTGGCCGTCGGTGGTGCAAAATGTGATTGCCGGCGCACAGGGGATGATCGACCATGCACTGGTCGGTCATCTCGTGGGGTTTGCCGGCAACGCGGCGATGGGGGTGGGCTACCAGGTCTTCCTGGTGGTGATGGTGTTCATCTCCTCGCTGTTCAGTGGCATGGGGGTGTTGGTGGCGCGCTTCGCGGGCGCCGGAGATCACGCGGGCATGAATCGCGCCGCCTCGCAGGCATTTCTGCTCGTGCTGATCATGAGTGTGGGCATCCTGGCACCGGTGGGCTATGTCTTGGCGCCCACCTTGCTGGGACTGGTCAAGGCGTCCGAAGCCGTGCAGGCGGAAGCCTTGCCGTTCCTCCGCATCATGTTCGTGTTCGGATTTGGCATGATGATGTTCTTCATGCTCGGTGGCGCATTGCGTGCGGCGGGCGATTCCCGAACGCCCATGCGGCTCGGCATCGGACTCACGATCGGCAATATCTTCTTCAATGTGCTGCTCATTCGTGGCGCTGGTCCGATCCCGGCGATGGGCACGGCCGGTGCCGCTGCGGGTGTGATGATCTCGAGCGGGTTGGTGGCGATCTATGCCATCGCCAAGTTGTTCAGCGGTGCCTGGGTGATCGATTTCCGCGGCATGTCGTGGAAGCCCGACTGGGACATCATCCGCGCACTGTTCCGATTCGGTCTACCCACGGGGCTGCAGGGGATCGCAATGAACGTGGCCGGCGTGATGCTGCTGCGTTTCATCGGCACCACCGCCCAGAGTGCCGAAGCGCAGGCTGCATACGTGGTGGGTTACTCGCAGCTCTTCTCGCTGGTGACGTGGACGTCGGTAGGTCTCATGGGCGCGGCGGCGGCCGTGGCCGGACAGAACCTCGGCGCCGGATTCCCCGAACGCAGCCGATTGGCAGTGCGCCACGCCGCGAAGATCGGCCTCTATATCGCTGCGGTGGTCGGTGCGTCATTCCTGCTCATTCCGCAGGCCTTGCTTGGCTTCTTCGGTATGACCGATCCGGCGGTGGTGCGCATCGGACGCGAACTGCTCGCGTATCTCAGCATCTCTGGCCTGTTCATCACCGTGGCGCTGACTTTCACCGGTGGGCTTCAGGGCGCGGGTGACACCAAGAGTCCGCTGTACATCACGCTGATCTCCCAGTTTGCGGTACCGATCGGTTTCCTCACGTTCATGGAAACACTTGGCACACTCGAGCCGCATCACATCTGGCTGGCCATCGTCATGGGCCATGCGCTGCGCTGTTTGCTGAGTGTGTACCGGTTCGAGCAAGGTCGATGGCAAACCATTCAGCTCGGGGTCAAAGCGCGCGGGTGA
- the paaG gene encoding 2-(1,2-epoxy-1,2-dihydrophenyl)acetyl-CoA isomerase PaaG: protein MSSSPSLLVEQADGVLTLTLNRPDVLNSFNHEMAAALQDALRHAADDPTVRAVVLTGAGRGFCAGQDLAEALPQDGGPMPDIGEIVKKSYNPIIRAIRKLEKPVVCAVNGIAAGAGANLAFACDITIAAEEASFVESFAKLGLIPDTSGTFFVPRLVGVQRATGMFFLAEKMSAAQAKSWGLIWDVAPKAELMNTVQAMAKQLATQATRGFGLTKRAMNASFGNDLDAQLDVEAQAMHEAGRTADYEEGVRAFLEKRAPVYRGA, encoded by the coding sequence ATGTCTTCTTCTCCTTCTCTCCTCGTAGAACAGGCCGACGGCGTCCTCACGTTGACGCTGAATCGCCCTGATGTCCTCAACAGCTTCAACCACGAGATGGCGGCGGCGTTGCAGGACGCACTTCGCCACGCGGCGGACGATCCGACGGTGCGCGCTGTGGTGCTGACCGGTGCCGGTCGTGGCTTCTGCGCCGGGCAGGACCTCGCCGAGGCGCTGCCGCAGGATGGCGGGCCGATGCCGGACATCGGCGAGATCGTGAAGAAGAGCTACAACCCGATCATTCGGGCCATCCGCAAGCTGGAGAAGCCGGTGGTGTGCGCCGTGAACGGCATTGCCGCCGGTGCTGGCGCCAATCTCGCCTTTGCCTGCGACATCACGATCGCGGCCGAAGAGGCGAGCTTCGTGGAGAGCTTCGCCAAGCTCGGGCTCATTCCCGATACGTCGGGCACATTCTTCGTGCCGCGCCTGGTGGGTGTGCAGCGTGCCACGGGCATGTTCTTCCTGGCCGAGAAGATGAGCGCCGCGCAGGCGAAGTCGTGGGGCCTCATCTGGGACGTGGCACCCAAGGCGGAGCTGATGAACACCGTGCAGGCCATGGCCAAGCAGTTGGCCACCCAGGCCACGCGCGGTTTTGGTCTCACCAAGCGTGCCATGAACGCCTCCTTCGGCAACGATCTCGATGCGCAGCTCGATGTCGAAGCACAGGCCATGCATGAAGCCGGTCGTACCGCCGACTACGAAGAAGGGGTGCGGGCGTTCCTCGAGAAGCGTGCTCCCGTCTATCGCGGAGCCTGA
- a CDS encoding 3-hydroxyacyl-CoA dehydrogenase NAD-binding domain-containing protein, whose protein sequence is MASLMKVGVVGAGAMGAGIAQVAALFGHEVVLADAFAAALPRARAGHEKAIARDVEKGRLTREAGDAVLQRFTYVEGVGAEQLAAFAGCGIVIEAIVEQLPIKQELFRALEAVVSDDTILASNTSSLSIAAIAGACRGSHRVVGVHFFNPAPVMPLVEIIPAITTDAAVADAARALVTSWKKVTVMAADTPGFLVNRVARPFYGEALRIREEGIADAATIDWALRTIGGFRMGPFELMDFIGLDVNFAVTRSVYDGMFQDPRYRPALQQQRLVEAGWLGRKTGRGFYDHRDGADKPVPTEDVALGQVIVDRVLAMLVNEAVDFVHLQLGTAADVELAMTTGVNYPKGLLAWGDEIGAATVLARLDALYQDSGDMRYRASVRLRRAVAAGATLSDVRRYS, encoded by the coding sequence ATGGCGTCGTTGATGAAGGTCGGTGTGGTGGGCGCTGGCGCGATGGGCGCCGGCATCGCGCAGGTGGCGGCTCTGTTCGGCCACGAGGTCGTGCTCGCCGATGCGTTTGCCGCGGCTCTCCCGCGCGCCCGTGCTGGACATGAGAAGGCCATCGCGCGTGACGTGGAGAAGGGACGGCTGACGCGCGAAGCCGGTGACGCGGTGCTTCAGCGGTTCACGTATGTGGAAGGGGTGGGCGCCGAGCAGTTGGCCGCGTTCGCGGGGTGCGGCATCGTCATCGAAGCCATCGTGGAGCAACTGCCCATCAAGCAGGAGCTGTTCCGGGCGCTGGAGGCCGTGGTGAGCGATGACACGATCCTCGCCAGCAACACGTCCTCACTGTCCATCGCGGCGATTGCCGGTGCCTGTCGCGGCAGTCACCGCGTGGTGGGTGTGCACTTCTTCAATCCCGCGCCGGTGATGCCGTTGGTGGAGATCATTCCCGCCATCACCACCGATGCGGCGGTGGCCGATGCCGCGCGCGCGCTGGTGACATCGTGGAAGAAAGTCACGGTGATGGCGGCCGATACGCCGGGGTTCCTCGTGAACCGTGTGGCGCGCCCGTTCTACGGTGAAGCGCTGCGCATCCGCGAAGAAGGCATTGCCGATGCGGCCACCATCGACTGGGCGCTCCGCACGATAGGCGGGTTTCGCATGGGTCCCTTCGAACTCATGGACTTCATCGGGCTCGACGTGAACTTCGCGGTCACACGCTCGGTGTACGACGGGATGTTCCAGGATCCGCGCTACCGTCCGGCGTTGCAGCAGCAGCGACTGGTGGAAGCGGGTTGGTTGGGTCGCAAGACGGGGCGCGGGTTCTACGACCATCGTGATGGGGCCGACAAACCTGTCCCCACCGAAGATGTGGCACTGGGGCAGGTCATCGTGGATCGTGTGCTGGCCATGTTGGTGAACGAAGCGGTCGACTTTGTGCACCTGCAGCTCGGTACCGCGGCCGACGTGGAACTGGCAATGACGACCGGCGTGAACTATCCCAAGGGGCTGCTGGCGTGGGGCGATGAGATCGGTGCGGCCACGGTGCTCGCACGACTCGATGCCCTGTATCAGGACAGTGGGGATATGCGGTACCGGGCCAGTGTGCGATTGCGGCGTGCGGTGGCTGCGGGTGCCACGCTGTCCGACGTGCGGCGGTACTCGTGA
- a CDS encoding alpha-ketoacid dehydrogenase subunit alpha/beta — translation MPAKTATRPAARSGKHAAVTPRTGFDWRRIAYHTLVSRALDDVEEATNRNRTSVPREHLVLYQFSARGHDMAQVILGSLMQGPHDGAGAYYRSRPMLLSLGLPIDDALGSPLGRSGGFSDGRDIGVVCNLARPDRCTVLPMAGDVGSQYTPAAGWAQSVIYHRDTLKDASYARSMSVALGGDASVATSGFWAALTMATTLKLPMLFYIEDNNLGISVRGDMQTPGADIAKNLASFGNLFIRNGSGIDPHEAAGLLEEAVTHIRDGKGPALVRLTVPRLSSHSGPDNQKGYRSEQEIADDLTRDPLPRLREYLVPALLSESEWEALEAEVARDVQAGLDAARARPMPDPSTVALHVYAEPAFDGQAMGGLTPEERASLPHTEAASDEGELLRFAEAVRRTLRHELAVNPKVVVFGEDVGRKGGVHLVTEGLQKQFGADRVFDTSLSEEGIIGRAVGMAVSGLMPVAEIQFRKYADPATEQLNNTGTMRWRTANQFAAPMVVRMPGGFGKDVGDPWHSLSDEVRFAHAYGWQVAMPSNAADAVGLLRSAMRSPNPTIYFEHRSLLMTGDGSARYPGDDYVIPFGKARLVQAGTDLTLVSWGAMVHRCTEAIEGLDGRVELLDLRTIAPWDREAVLTSVKKTGRCLIVHEDNLSAGFGAEIAGTLAQEAFWFLDAPIERLAPKDIPVPYHPDLLAEVVPTAERIRASIDALLVV, via the coding sequence ATGCCTGCCAAGACTGCCACACGCCCCGCCGCTCGCAGCGGAAAACATGCTGCCGTGACCCCGCGTACCGGGTTCGACTGGCGCCGCATCGCATACCATACGCTGGTATCCCGCGCGCTCGACGACGTGGAAGAAGCCACGAATCGCAACCGCACCAGCGTCCCGCGGGAACACCTGGTCCTGTACCAGTTCTCCGCCCGTGGCCACGACATGGCGCAGGTGATCCTGGGCTCACTCATGCAGGGGCCGCACGACGGCGCCGGCGCGTATTACCGCTCACGCCCGATGCTGCTGTCTCTCGGGCTGCCCATCGACGATGCACTGGGTAGTCCCCTGGGGCGCTCGGGTGGCTTCAGCGATGGCCGTGACATTGGGGTGGTGTGCAATCTGGCGCGCCCCGATCGCTGCACGGTGCTGCCGATGGCCGGCGATGTGGGCTCCCAGTACACCCCGGCCGCTGGCTGGGCGCAGAGCGTGATCTATCATCGCGATACGCTCAAGGATGCGTCGTACGCCCGCAGCATGAGCGTGGCACTGGGTGGTGATGCGTCGGTGGCCACGAGCGGCTTCTGGGCGGCGCTGACCATGGCCACCACGCTCAAGTTGCCGATGTTGTTCTACATCGAAGACAACAACCTCGGCATCAGCGTACGGGGCGATATGCAGACGCCCGGCGCCGATATCGCGAAGAACCTCGCGTCCTTCGGCAACCTGTTCATCCGCAACGGCAGCGGCATCGACCCGCACGAAGCAGCCGGTCTGCTGGAAGAGGCCGTCACGCACATTCGTGATGGCAAAGGCCCGGCCCTGGTCCGCCTGACGGTGCCACGTCTGTCGAGCCACTCCGGCCCGGACAATCAGAAGGGCTATCGCAGCGAGCAGGAAATTGCCGACGATCTCACGCGTGACCCGCTGCCGCGGCTCCGTGAGTATCTGGTGCCGGCGCTGCTGAGCGAGAGCGAGTGGGAAGCGTTGGAAGCCGAAGTCGCCCGCGATGTGCAGGCCGGCCTCGATGCCGCCCGCGCCCGCCCCATGCCGGACCCGTCCACGGTGGCGTTGCACGTGTATGCCGAGCCCGCGTTCGATGGCCAGGCAATGGGTGGTCTCACGCCGGAGGAGCGCGCGAGCCTGCCCCACACGGAAGCCGCGTCAGATGAAGGCGAACTGCTGCGCTTTGCCGAGGCGGTGCGTCGCACCCTCCGGCATGAACTGGCGGTGAATCCCAAGGTGGTGGTGTTCGGTGAAGATGTGGGCCGCAAGGGTGGCGTACACCTGGTGACCGAGGGGCTGCAGAAGCAGTTCGGCGCCGACCGGGTGTTCGATACCAGCCTGAGCGAAGAAGGCATCATTGGCCGCGCGGTCGGCATGGCGGTGAGCGGCTTGATGCCGGTGGCCGAGATTCAGTTCCGGAAGTACGCCGACCCGGCCACCGAGCAGCTCAACAACACCGGCACCATGCGGTGGCGCACGGCCAACCAGTTCGCGGCTCCCATGGTGGTGCGCATGCCCGGCGGCTTCGGCAAGGACGTGGGTGACCCGTGGCACTCGCTCAGCGACGAAGTCCGGTTTGCCCACGCCTACGGCTGGCAGGTGGCCATGCCGTCGAACGCCGCCGACGCGGTGGGGTTGCTGCGCTCGGCCATGCGGAGCCCGAACCCGACCATCTATTTCGAGCACCGGTCGTTGCTGATGACCGGTGACGGGAGCGCCCGGTATCCGGGCGACGACTATGTCATCCCGTTCGGCAAGGCTCGTCTGGTCCAGGCCGGCACCGACCTGACGCTGGTGTCATGGGGCGCCATGGTGCATCGCTGCACCGAAGCCATCGAAGGGCTGGACGGCCGGGTGGAGTTGCTCGACCTGCGCACCATCGCCCCGTGGGACCGCGAGGCGGTGCTCACGTCGGTGAAGAAGACCGGCCGCTGCCTGATCGTGCACGAGGACAACCTCTCGGCCGGGTTCGGGGCGGAGATTGCCGGTACGCTGGCCCAGGAGGCGTTCTGGTTCCTCGACGCACCAATCGAACGCCTGGCCCCCAAGGACATTCCGGTGCCCTACCATCCGGACCTCCTCGCCGAAGTCGTGCCGACGGCTGAGCGCATCCGGGCGTCCATCGACGCCCTGCTGGTCGTGTAG
- a CDS encoding transferase hexapeptide repeat family protein, producing MIYAFDGFIPVIHESAFIHPQATVTGNVTIGRDVYVGPGAAIRGDWGGIVIEDGCNVQENCTVHMFPGVVVTLEAAAHIGHGAIIHGARIGANALVGMNAVVMDNAVVGAGCIVGALCFVPTGMEIPPRKVVVGNPAKIVKDVSDEMLAWKTEGTALYQQLPAAMRGSWREVEPLRSVPADRPTQMAMLKNWQDTQRSREEYG from the coding sequence ATGATCTACGCGTTCGATGGGTTCATTCCGGTCATTCACGAATCGGCGTTCATTCATCCGCAGGCCACCGTGACGGGCAACGTGACGATTGGTCGGGATGTGTACGTCGGTCCCGGTGCGGCCATCCGTGGGGACTGGGGCGGCATCGTGATCGAAGACGGGTGCAATGTGCAGGAGAATTGCACCGTACACATGTTCCCCGGTGTCGTGGTGACGCTCGAGGCCGCGGCGCACATCGGACATGGCGCGATCATTCATGGCGCGCGCATCGGCGCCAACGCGTTGGTGGGCATGAACGCGGTGGTGATGGACAACGCGGTGGTGGGCGCCGGCTGCATTGTGGGGGCGCTCTGTTTTGTGCCGACGGGTATGGAGATCCCGCCGCGTAAAGTGGTGGTCGGCAACCCGGCCAAGATCGTGAAGGATGTCAGCGACGAAATGCTGGCTTGGAAGACCGAGGGCACGGCGCTGTATCAGCAGTTGCCGGCGGCCATGCGGGGATCGTGGCGCGAGGTGGAACCCTTGCGCAGCGTGCCCGCCGACCGGCCGACGCAGATGGCGATGCTCAAGAACTGGCAGGATACCCAGCGCTCACGCGAGGAATACGGCTGA
- the pcaF gene encoding 3-oxoadipyl-CoA thiolase, whose protein sequence is MQSEGLQGAWIVDGVRTPIGNLGGALSAVRADDLGAHVISALVAKVQQATPGFDPAAIVDVILGCANQAGEDNRNVARMSALLAGLPVTVPGETVNRLCASGLNAVASAARAIRAGEGDVYLAGGVESMTRAPFVLSKGSTPFARDVQLFDTSLGWRFVNPRMKTMHGTDSMGETAENVASQYGVTRADQDAFAVRSQQKAAVARSSGRLAQEIALVSIPQKKGDPIVVRDDEFLRPDTTMETLAKLKPAFRHDGQGSVTAGNASGLNDGAAALLLASDRGVKTHGFSPIARVVASAAAGVEPRIMGMGPVPSTRLVLERAGLTLDQMDVIELNEAFAAQSLACVRELGIADDDPRVNPNGGAIALGHPLGMSGARIALSAARQLQISGGRYALCTMCIGVGQGFAVVLERA, encoded by the coding sequence ATGCAGAGTGAAGGACTTCAGGGCGCATGGATCGTTGATGGCGTGCGCACTCCCATCGGGAACCTGGGCGGCGCACTGAGCGCGGTCCGGGCCGACGACCTCGGCGCGCATGTGATCAGTGCGTTGGTGGCCAAGGTGCAGCAGGCCACGCCGGGTTTCGATCCGGCAGCCATTGTGGATGTCATTCTGGGCTGCGCGAATCAGGCCGGGGAAGACAATCGCAATGTGGCGCGCATGTCGGCGTTGCTGGCCGGCTTACCGGTGACGGTGCCGGGCGAAACGGTGAACCGTCTGTGCGCATCGGGCCTCAATGCGGTGGCTTCGGCTGCACGGGCCATTCGCGCTGGGGAAGGCGATGTGTACCTCGCCGGTGGTGTGGAGAGCATGACGCGCGCGCCCTTTGTGCTGTCGAAGGGCAGCACGCCGTTTGCGCGTGATGTGCAGCTCTTCGATACCAGCCTCGGGTGGCGCTTCGTCAATCCGCGCATGAAGACGATGCATGGTACCGACAGCATGGGCGAAACGGCGGAGAACGTGGCCAGCCAGTACGGTGTCACGCGCGCCGACCAGGACGCGTTTGCCGTGCGTTCGCAGCAGAAGGCGGCCGTGGCACGCAGCAGTGGCCGATTGGCGCAGGAAATTGCGCTGGTGTCGATCCCGCAGAAGAAAGGGGATCCGATCGTCGTGCGCGATGACGAGTTCCTGCGCCCTGATACGACCATGGAAACGCTGGCCAAACTCAAGCCTGCGTTCCGTCATGATGGGCAGGGCAGTGTCACGGCCGGCAATGCCAGTGGTCTCAACGATGGGGCCGCGGCGCTGCTGCTGGCGTCCGATCGTGGGGTGAAGACGCACGGATTTTCGCCGATCGCCCGTGTGGTGGCCAGCGCGGCCGCCGGCGTGGAGCCGCGCATCATGGGCATGGGCCCGGTGCCATCCACTCGCTTGGTGCTCGAGCGAGCCGGTCTCACGCTCGACCAAATGGATGTCATCGAACTCAACGAAGCCTTCGCCGCACAGTCGCTGGCCTGCGTGCGTGAATTGGGCATTGCCGATGACGATCCGCGCGTGAACCCCAACGGCGGTGCGATTGCGTTGGGGCACCCGTTGGGTATGAGCGGCGCGCGCATTGCGCTGTCGGCGGCGCGGCAGTTGCAGATCAGCGGCGGACGTTACGCGCTGTGCACCATGTGCATCGGCGTGGGGCAGGGTTTTGCCGTCGTGCTCGAACGCGCGTGA
- a CDS encoding PaaI family thioesterase, whose amino-acid sequence MSDATAPQSGSADAAAVVQHLMERDAFSQWMGVEVLEAAVGRSVLRMPVRADMVNGFGTLHGGVLFAFADSAFAFSTNAGGFLSVAVDCSISFPVAVRPGDVLTATAVEQSTTNRLAFCEVNVTNQDAVTVGYFRGTVYRTTRPHVVGQAIGAA is encoded by the coding sequence GTGAGCGACGCGACGGCACCGCAGAGCGGATCTGCCGATGCGGCGGCCGTCGTGCAGCATCTGATGGAACGTGATGCCTTTTCGCAGTGGATGGGTGTCGAGGTGCTCGAAGCGGCCGTGGGGCGCTCCGTTCTGCGCATGCCAGTGCGCGCAGACATGGTGAACGGCTTTGGCACGTTGCACGGTGGTGTGCTGTTTGCGTTCGCCGACAGCGCGTTTGCCTTTTCCACCAACGCCGGCGGTTTTCTCAGTGTGGCAGTGGACTGCAGCATCAGCTTCCCGGTCGCGGTGCGGCCCGGAGATGTCCTCACCGCCACGGCGGTGGAGCAGAGCACGACCAACCGGCTGGCTTTCTGTGAAGTGAACGTCACCAATCAGGATGCGGTGACGGTGGGCTATTTCCGCGGCACGGTGTATCGCACGACACGTCCACACGTAGTGGGGCAGGCCATCGGGGCCGCATGA
- the paaZ gene encoding phenylacetic acid degradation bifunctional protein PaaZ, whose amino-acid sequence MLTVQNYALGEWVTGTGPRTDLIDAVTGEKIGDASSHGLDFKAMLNYARTVGGPKLRDLTFHERSLRLKRIAQALMARKEEFYPLSFMTGATRTDSWVDIEGGIGTFFAYASRGRREFTNERFHVEGPTEPLSKGGTFVGRHILVPLEGAGVHINAFNFPVWGMLEKLAPALVAGVPCIVKPSTTGSHLTEAVFRAIIETGELPAGALQLICGDARDLLDHVEEQDVVAFTGSANTGHKLRQGKAIVANSTRFNMEADSLNCTILGPDATPGTEEFDLFVKEVVREMTTKAGQKCTAIRRTIVPSGLEEEVIKAISKRLATTTIGSPTAEGVRMGPLASASQVRSVGESAARIRAAAERVYGNDDFAVVGADREKGAFYSPELLYCADPLNRLEPHDIEAFGPVNTIMPYKTLDEAVQLARMGRGSLVGSLVTHDPKVAQKVVLGVAPYHGRVLVLDRTSAKESTGHGSPLPNLVHGGPGRAGGGEEMGGARGVTHYLQRVALQGSPSMLTAITREWTKGAEEVKDTVHPFRKTFDQLQVGDTIITKSREITLADVEKFAALSGDTFYAHMNDEHARSNGVFEGRVAHGYFIVSAAAGLFVDPDLGPVLANYGLEKLRFTKPVYPGDTIHVRLTVKQKTAKDVPEGTIPQGVVEWDVEVFNQENEAVAVYSILTLVARGDAKAA is encoded by the coding sequence ATGTTGACGGTGCAGAACTACGCCCTTGGCGAGTGGGTCACGGGCACGGGCCCACGTACGGATCTGATCGATGCCGTGACGGGCGAGAAGATCGGCGATGCGTCGAGCCATGGGCTCGATTTCAAGGCGATGCTGAACTACGCGCGCACGGTGGGTGGTCCCAAGCTGCGCGATCTCACGTTCCATGAACGCTCGCTGCGCCTCAAGCGCATCGCGCAAGCACTCATGGCACGCAAGGAAGAGTTCTATCCGCTGTCATTCATGACAGGCGCGACGCGCACCGATTCGTGGGTCGACATCGAAGGCGGCATCGGCACGTTCTTCGCATACGCCAGCCGCGGTCGTCGGGAATTCACCAACGAGCGGTTCCATGTGGAAGGCCCCACCGAACCGCTCTCCAAGGGCGGCACGTTCGTGGGTCGGCACATTCTCGTGCCGCTCGAAGGCGCGGGTGTGCACATCAATGCGTTCAATTTCCCCGTGTGGGGCATGCTCGAGAAATTGGCGCCGGCCCTCGTGGCTGGTGTGCCGTGCATCGTGAAGCCGTCCACCACGGGCAGTCATCTCACCGAAGCGGTGTTCCGCGCCATCATCGAAACGGGTGAACTGCCGGCCGGTGCGCTGCAGCTCATCTGCGGTGATGCCCGCGACCTGCTCGACCATGTCGAAGAGCAGGACGTGGTGGCCTTCACCGGCTCCGCGAACACCGGGCACAAGCTGCGTCAGGGCAAGGCCATCGTGGCCAACTCCACGCGCTTCAACATGGAAGCCGATTCGCTCAACTGCACCATCCTGGGTCCCGACGCCACGCCCGGCACGGAGGAGTTCGATCTCTTCGTGAAGGAAGTCGTGCGCGAGATGACGACCAAGGCGGGACAGAAGTGCACCGCGATTCGCCGCACCATCGTGCCCTCAGGGCTCGAAGAAGAGGTGATCAAGGCGATTTCGAAGCGCCTGGCCACCACCACCATCGGCAGCCCGACGGCGGAAGGCGTGCGTATGGGCCCCTTGGCGTCGGCCAGTCAGGTACGCTCGGTGGGGGAGAGTGCGGCGCGCATTCGTGCGGCCGCCGAGCGGGTGTATGGCAACGATGATTTTGCCGTGGTGGGCGCGGACCGGGAGAAGGGCGCGTTTTATTCGCCCGAACTGCTGTACTGCGCAGATCCGCTCAACCGCCTCGAGCCGCATGACATCGAAGCGTTTGGTCCGGTGAACACCATCATGCCGTACAAGACTCTCGACGAAGCCGTGCAGCTCGCGCGCATGGGTCGTGGCTCGCTGGTAGGATCGCTGGTGACACATGACCCGAAGGTGGCGCAGAAGGTCGTGCTGGGCGTGGCGCCGTATCATGGTCGTGTGCTGGTACTCGATCGCACGAGCGCGAAGGAAAGCACGGGACACGGCTCACCGCTGCCGAACCTGGTGCATGGCGGTCCGGGTCGCGCCGGTGGCGGCGAAGAAATGGGTGGCGCGCGCGGTGTGACGCACTACCTGCAGCGTGTGGCGCTTCAGGGCAGTCCCAGCATGCTCACGGCCATCACCCGTGAGTGGACGAAGGGCGCCGAAGAAGTGAAGGACACGGTGCACCCGTTCCGGAAGACCTTCGATCAGTTGCAGGTGGGTGACACCATCATCACGAAGTCGCGTGAGATCACGCTGGCCGACGTCGAGAAGTTTGCAGCGCTGAGCGGGGATACGTTCTACGCGCACATGAACGACGAGCATGCCCGCAGCAATGGCGTGTTCGAAGGGCGCGTGGCGCATGGGTACTTCATCGTGTCGGCAGCGGCCGGTCTGTTCGTCGACCCGGATCTTGGTCCGGTGCTCGCCAACTACGGTCTCGAGAAACTGCGCTTCACGAAGCCGGTGTACCCGGGTGACACCATCCACGTACGCCTCACGGTCAAGCAGAAGACCGCCAAGGACGTGCCCGAGGGGACCATTCCGCAGGGTGTCGTGGAGTGGGACGTGGAAGTGTTCAACCAGGAGAACGAAGCGGTGGCGGTGTATTCCATCCTCACGTTGGTGGCGCGTGGTGACGCAAAGGCTGCCTAG